tctatgtatgtacccgaacaggcaccagaatgtggcgactaggggcttttcacagtaacatcattgcagtgttaatgtaagcttacttgtgacgataaggattattattaaaattattaaTTGACTTGTTTTACTTCCAGTAAAGCAGCGGTCCATGAGGTACAAGCCAGGAACCAAATCTGTATTCTTGACATTGACATGCAGGGCGTGAGGAATATCAAGAAAACGGACCTGTGTCCAATTTACCTTTCCATTCAGCCACCGTCGTTTGAAATTCTTGTAAGTACAGTGCCACTTAGCACTGACACCAAACTGCATTACCATTGGGCTGcagggtattggggggggggggggtactttacaTGAAGGCTATTACATGAAGAGAAATGGAATGGTATGACGTGTCCCTTATTTTAAAGAAACACTCCTTGAGCAGCATCATAAATATCATATCCACGGCTGTTCCTATCGTACTTCTAAAGTGGCACTGGCTTGGGGCTGGTTATGATGAAAAAAATTCAACTATGTTGTTGCTACTTCAGACAAAAGAGAAGTAGATCTTGTAAAGTTTTATATTTTAATAAAAAAGGTTACAGAATTCATGAAAATGTTTTGCTTTATTTGACATCAAGTTCACATTTGGCTTAACCTTAATTTAAAGGTTAAATTAACTTCCACCCATAAACAATATTTTTAATCATAGTACAAAGGATTGGGTGTATTTGGTCAACACTGTAGGATTATTTTCAGGTGTTAAGAAAAGCACTTCTCCGTTGAAGAAATTTAGAGAAGACATGACCGACAGTTAAGGAGATATTTCCTATTTCTCAACCAAGATATATTCCACTGAGGAAGAAAAACTCCACCATGGATGCTGCATCCTTCTGGGAAACGAAGGAAGTTAAGGGTGATATGAAATTGAAAGAAAAGGGGTACAGTGCTGTGAAAATTAGTggtattgcgcaggtcaaggagacacagcctgagtgagagagatacagaccgagtgagaatttggtagtttggtgcagtgaggtaaccaggaaaggtaagtggttaatctaattttgctgtttttcagttaaaagtgcagtgtagattagtgtctgattggctgaagctgcccccaccctaattgctgagaggcagttatctggcagtcacctgaggcctgttaaggggcacaaaggtacacattgtattcttcactttgaagttttagtgtgagtcatcctaaagtctataaaagacagacagaaagcgctcttagtaagcattgcgcaggtcaaggagacacagcctgagtgagtgagacacagacagagtgagaatttggtaatttggtgcagtgaggtaattcggtgaagagtgggagaaggtgctttttccctactgttttgttctctctcttcgggcctaatttcgggagccgttcggaggaggaggagcagtctctgtgagtataaaaacctaacggtaacttcctgttttccagttttttccccaaaagtgacgtcagagggaagctgtgatctgattggttgatagcaaatctgccccaaatttaaaaaaaaacacagctatactcgtaaacttaaattaaactaattaattaattagtgatggctggtcaggtgatgtgcttgagctgcttgatgtgggagctggcagatcccattgcaagctgcagcgaccacatctgcagtaagtgttggctgctcgaagagctccggctcagagttgatgagctggagtctgagcttcaaacactgtggcacatccgggagggggagacttacctggacactgtttcaggaggtagtcacacctgtcagagtaagtagtttaaatcctgccagtggccagggacagcagggtgtgactgcaagtcaggcaggtaaagggaaccagcagtcaggaactcgggagcctcagcccttgactctgtccaacaggtatgaggcacttgctccctgtgtggatggcgaacagggctgtaggaaggatgagtcagctgaccaaggcaccatggttcagcaggccattcaaggggagggagtaaataggcaagttgtagttgtaggggattctattatcagggggatagatagtatccttttgtgagcaggataaagagtcccgcatggtatgttgcctgcccggtgctagggtgcgggacatctctgaccggcttgaaaggatactggagagggagggggaggatccagttgttgtggtccatgtcggtaccaacaacataggcaggtctaggaaagaggacctgtttagagattataaagagctaggattcaaattaaaaaaaaaaaaaaaaaacaggtcctcaagggtcataatctccgtattactgcccgagccacgtgcaaattggcatagggaggcaagaataagggaagttaacacgtggctgaaagagtggtgtgggaaagaggggttccttttcatgggacactggcatcagttttgggacaggggggacctataccgttgggatggtctccacctgaaccgagctgggaccagtgttctggcgaaaagagtaaacagggtggtcaataggactttaaactattggggggggaagggaaagtcagggaaccaagaggtgaagtaatcagtgggaagtgtagctgcttaggaatacaaaaaagcacgaaaagacaaaactcaggagaggttacgatagtccccatcccacaaaatatgactgtgtatggaaaggctcagtaaaccaaggtccaccacactaagaaaacaaaaagggacggtcaatagagaattaaaggtgctatatttaaatgcgcgcagtgtacggaacaaggtagatgagcttgtggcccagattgtgactggcaggtatgctgtggtaggcatcacagagacatggttgcagggggttcaggactggcatttaaacatccagggattcacaacctattgaaaagacagaggtgggcagagggggcggggttgccttgttaattaggaatgaaattaaatcaatagcactaaatgacatagggtcagatgatgtggagtctgtgtgggttgagttgaggaaccacaaaggcaaaaaaaccataatgggagttatgtacatgcctcctaacagtggtcaggaccgggggcacaaaatgcaccacaaaatagaaagtgcatgtcagaaaggcaaggtcacagtgatcatgggggacttcaatatgcaggtggactgggtaaataatgctgccagtggacccaaggaaagggaattcattgaatgtttacaggagggctttttggaacagcttgtgatggagcccacgagggaacaggccattccggacttagtgttatgtaatgagccagacttgattaaagatcttaaagtaagggagcacttaggaggcagtgatcataatatggtcgaattcaatctccaatttgaaagaaagaaggtagaatcagatgtaaaggtgttacagttaaataaaggtaactacaggggcatgagggaggaactgacgaaaatcaactgggagcagagcctagtgggaaagacagtagaacagcaatggcaggagtttctgggagtaattgaggacacagtacagaggttcatcccaaagaaaagaaaggttatcagaggggggattaggcagccatggctgacaaaggaagttagggaatgcatcaaagcaaaagagaaagcctataatgtgcaaagagtagtaggaagtcagaagattgggaaggctacaaaaacaaaccgaggataacaaagagagaagtaaggaaagagaggatcaaatatgaaggtaggctagccagtaacgttaggaatgatagtaaaaatttctttaaatacattaaaaacaaacgggaggcaaaagtggacattgggccactccaaaatgacgctggtaattttgtgatgggagacaaggaaatagctgaggaactaaataagtactttgcgtcagtcttcaaagtagaagacatgagtaatatcccaacaattccggagagtcagggggcagagttgaatatggtagtcatcacaaaggagaaagtgcgagagaaactaagagatctaaaaattgataaatctccgggcccaggtgggctacatcctagagttctaaaggagatagctgaagaaatagtggaggcgttagttatgatctttcaaaagtcactggagtcagggaaagtcccagaggattggaaaatcgctgttgtaacccccctgttcaagaagggaacaaggaaaaagatggaaaattataggccaattagcctaacctcggttgttggcacggttctagaatccattgttaaggatgagatttctaaattcttggaagtgcagggtcggattaggacaagacaacatggatttagtaaggggaggccgtgcctgacaaacctgttagagttctttgaagagataacaaataggttagaccaaggagagccaatggatgttatctatcttgacttccaaaaggcctttgataaggtgcctcacgggagactgctgagtaaaataagggcccatggtatttgaggcaaggtactaacatggattgacgattggctgtcaggcagaaggcagagagttggaataaaaggttctttttcggaatggcaaccggtgacgagtggtgtcccgcagggttcagtgttggggccacagctgttctctttatatattaacgatctagatgacgggactgggggcattctggctaagtttgccgatgatacaaagataggtggaggggcaggtagtatggaggaggtggggaggctgcagaaagattcagacagtttaggagagtggtccaagaaatggctgatcaaattcaacgtgggcaagtacgaggtcttgcactttggaaaaaagaatagaggcatggactattttctaaacggtgacaaaattcataatgctgaagtgcaaagggacttgggagtcctagtccaggattctctaaaggtaaacttgcaggttgagtccgtaattaagaaagcaaatgcaatgttgtcattcatctcaagaggcttggaatataaaagcagggatgtacttctgaagctttataaagcattagttaggccccatttagaatattgtgagcaattttgggccccacacctcaggaaggacatactggcactggagcgggtccagcggagattcacacggatgatcccaggaatggtaggcctaacatacgatgaacgtctgaggatcctgggattatattcattggagttcaggaggttgaggggagatctaatagaaacttacaagataatgaatggcttagatagggtggatgtagggaaggtgtttccattagcaggggagactaggacccgggggcacagccttagaataaaagggagtcactttagaacagagatgaggagaaatttcttcagccagagaatggtgggtctgtggaattcattgccacagagggcggtggaggccgggacgttgagtgtctttaagacacaagttgataaattcttgatttctcgaggaattaagggctatggagagagagcgggtaaatggagttgaaatcagccatgattgaatggtggagtggactcgatgggccgaatggccttacttccgctcctatgtcttctggtaggTCCGAGGATTGGGCAAGTTTAGAAACTAGCAAAGGATGACTAAAGAAATAATAGAGGGAGAAATTGGACAATgagaaaactagcaagaaatataaaacggataaaaaggaagagagaagctATAATAAGGTGAGTGTTGGTTCCTTACAGATTAAGATTGACAAATTGGGGAAATGGCTGTAGCTTTGAACAAGTATTTGTTTTAAAGGAAAAACAattatttatggaatgtgggcgtcgctggctcggccagcatttactgcccatccctaattgcccttcagaaggttgtggtgagctgattcttgaattgctacagtctctgaggtgtaggtacactccttgtgctgttagggagggagtttcaggattttgccccagcgacagcgaaggaacggcgatatatttccaagtcaaggtggtgaatgatttagtgggcttggaaggtgctgcctcggaaccttggcgagttactgcagtgcatcttgtagatggtacacaaagctgccactgtttgtcggtggtggagggattgaatgcttgtggatggggtgtcaatcaagggggctgctttgtcctgcatgatgttgaacttcttgagtgttgttgaagctgcattcatccaagcaaatggaggatattccatcacattcttgacttgtgccttgtaggtggtggacagactttggggggtcaggaggtgggttactcgccataggattcctagcctttgacctgctgtggtagccacagtattaatgtggctagtccagttcagtttctgatcaatgattacCCCCAGTATGTTGATTGTATCTGCCTTATGGAAAACACAATAAACATCCCGAGATTAGTCAAAATtggccacctaagtattctaatcccattttttgggacttggcccatagccctgaatgctctggcatcacaagtgcacatagaatgcctacagtgcaggaggaggccattcggcccatcaagtcttactgaccctctgaaagagcactctacccaggcccacgccccaccctatcccagtaacccaccaaaccttttggacattagcatggccaatccacctaacctgcacatctttggactgtggaagaaaccggagtacccagaggaaacccactcggacatggggagaaagtgcaaactccgcacagtcacccaaggccagaattgaacctgggtccctgatgctgtgaggcagcagtggtaaccactgtgccgatGTGCTGCCCTGTTCCTAAATGTTCTgaaagtctctgcctccaccatccttttcaggcagcgagttccagactcccatcaccctctgggtgaaaaagattttcctcttacaccctctaaacctcctgccccttacctgccTATATGActgctggtcattgatccctccacgaaGGGGAACTGTTTCTTTCtgcctactctgtctatgcccctcataattttatacacatgTCCCCACCTCAGTGtgccccaaggaaaacaatccaagtctatccaatcttttTTCATAACTAAaactttccagcccaggcaacatcctagtaaatctctacaccctttcaagtgctatcacatccctccttaaTGTGGATTCCAGAGCTGCACATAATACTCTATTAATGCCCCAACCAACAtttttatacagtttcagcataacctccctgctcttaaactctatgcctcggcaataaaggcaagtataccatatggctTCTTGATCACTGTATCCATCTGCTctactaccttaagggaccagtgtacatgcacaccaagatcactctgatcctcggtgcttcccagggtcctgccgtttatcatgtattcccttcccttgcttgtcctgcccaagtgcattacctcacacttatccggattgaattccatttggcactgatcagcccatctatacCCTCCTGTAAATTATCCAGAAATGGTAAAACTTGGACTTTAATGTTGACTGTACAGGCATTCTGAAACTATTGAAGCTGTCCATACATACAGCTTTGATTTTCAAATTAAGTTCATCATGTAATCCTCCAGTAAGCTTGTCATTTTTCCTCTAAAATGATACCTGGGAAATTGATTGCAACATCGATGTAAACAAAAAAGTTATTCTATAAAATCTGTATTCAGGAACAACGACTGAGACACAGAAAAACGGAAACTGAGGAAAGTTTGCAAAAGAGGTTGTTAGCAGCAAAATTGGACATGGAATTCAGTAAGTATTTGAACAAatattttctgatttttttttttttttgttgcatgttCTTGTACCTATAAAAATCCTATTTAAGTTAGGATGTCGTGTTAGCAGTGTGAATGTTGGGAGCTGGTGCATTACATTTTACCCTGTGCCTATGTTTGAATCGGTTTgtgtggaatcactagcttttggagcgtagctccttcatcacgtgagctacgctccaaaagctagtgattccaaacaaacctgttggacgttaacctggtgttgtaagacttcttactgtgccctgtTAGTGATAAATATTTGTGTATTTCTGTTCTGCAGGTAAAGAACCTGGAATGTTTGATAAAGTGGTAATTAATGATGTTTTAGAAGATGCCTATAATCAGTTGAGATCAGTTCTTATTGAGGTGAGCTAATTGTAGATCAGCCTACACACTTCATCTTTCGTTCGAACAATGATTCATTTGTGCACTGAACTGTTACGTTATTATGAAATGTGGCCATTTACCACCAATGGGAGCAGAAAAATGAACTGATGCTCATCTTTGAAATAATGAAAACATTTGGATACAATCCACATGGTGAATGATGAGTTTGACTTATTCTAGTGTTTGGATCAAAGGTTTTAGGTTCAACCCTATTTTGTGCAAACTGACACGTTGCTGTGCTGGCTGAGAGGGCTGTTGCTGTTGGACTGTCAGTGCTTCAGTGATGTTAACAATCCCATGACACTGTTTAAAGAGAAGCAGGTTCTCCAAAGCGGTGGCAATCCTCTCTCCTAAGAAGTATTATTATCTGGTCCTTTTTTAGGATCTTAGTGAGGGGTGTGAATTGGAGATGATGGTGTTCCATTTTTGTTGATGCTGTTGGTGAATGCAGGGCTTCAACATGCCAAAATAATTAATCCTGAGTCTTTCCAACTTTAATCATTTCATTTTCAGCACTTATAAAGTGGATTTTGTTCTACGAATAGAATACTTTGTGCATTGCAAATATTGTGAACCGTTTGCCTTCTGGGTTCTGGAAGATCTTATTTATGACAATTGCAACCTGGTCAGTGCACTCTGGGCTGGCCAGCCTTAGTGAATAGTTGGCCTTGTGTCAAATTATTGAGAGGGAGATTTTTTTTTATCAGTGAAGCATTCAAGAAGACTGCTGGGGTTGGAATGTGATTTACTGGTACTTGCAATGGGAGGGATAGATCTCTTAAAACAGGTGCTAAAACTCGTGATCTGAAGCATTCACTCCTGGTGCTCAGATCGTTTCTCTCCTGGAAAGATATGTGGAAACTCAAGACTTGACTTATAGGCAGACTATTGgagaagggaaatgggaggaatcAGCAATTATGATCTTAAGGGACAGAAGGAGTTTTAAAATTCAAACATGTTGAGGAAAGATTGCGATAGAAAATTCAGTTCCAGTGGGGAAAGAGAGTGATGGAGCTGTGCATGACTTTAACTACTGCCTTTAGGAAAAGACAATAAGGGCCTGAAACTGaaggatgtttttaaaaaaaaaaaaacgggaATTATTTGAAATGGTGCAAAACTGACTGCAGTTGCTGGAGATTAACATGAAACCAATTCAGTGTTGCTGCGAGAGCAGTTCAGATCAGTAAAAGTAGATTGTACTTTGCGTTATGCTTCATTTGTTTGTGATTTAAAACAAACTGCTTCCTTATGTCTTCTCTTGTTTTATTGTAGGAAATTCAAAAGGTGACAGCCTTACAGAACTGAACTAGTTTCAAACTCCAATCCACCAGAAATTCTAACATTCCATTTCGGCAACGTATGCAAAGTAGGAAGAATGGAAATTTCTAAATAAAGCATCCATGTATTTATTTAATATCCTaacatgctttaaaaaaaa
The genomic region above belongs to Scyliorhinus torazame isolate Kashiwa2021f chromosome 6, sScyTor2.1, whole genome shotgun sequence and contains:
- the LOC140424766 gene encoding guanylate kinase-like isoform X2, producing the protein MLVRNISNLIGRRAMAKPRPVVISGPSGAGKSTLLKQLLGEYGQVFGFSVSHTTRNPRPGEEHGRDYHFVSREEMLRGIEAGEFIENAEFSGNMYGTSKAAVHEVQARNQICILDIDMQGVRNIKKTDLCPIYLSIQPPSFEILEQRLRHRKTETEESLQKRLLAAKLDMEFSKEPGMFDKVVINDVLEDAYNQLRSVLIEEIQKVTALQN
- the LOC140424766 gene encoding guanylate kinase-like isoform X3; the encoded protein is MAKPRPVVISGPSGAGKSTLLKQLLGEYGQVFGFSVSHTTRNPRPGEEHGRDYHFVSREEMLRGIEAGEFIENAEFSGNMYGTSKAAVHEVQARNQICILDIDMQGVRNIKKTDLCPIYLSIQPPSFEILEQRLRHRKTETEESLQKRLLAAKLDMEFSKEPGMFDKVVINDVLEDAYNQLRSVLIEEIQKVTALQN
- the LOC140424766 gene encoding guanylate kinase-like isoform X1, translated to MFCTCAGCAKILPAEAMAKPRPVVISGPSGAGKSTLLKQLLGEYGQVFGFSVSHTTRNPRPGEEHGRDYHFVSREEMLRGIEAGEFIENAEFSGNMYGTSKAAVHEVQARNQICILDIDMQGVRNIKKTDLCPIYLSIQPPSFEILEQRLRHRKTETEESLQKRLLAAKLDMEFSKEPGMFDKVVINDVLEDAYNQLRSVLIEEIQKVTALQN